A window of the Arenibacter algicola genome harbors these coding sequences:
- a CDS encoding FAD-dependent oxidoreductase: MKQKRKIINLTLALFIFGIMGLTGCKESGEETKPIATADIIIYGGTSAAISAAVEAKRSGKSVIVVSPDIHLGGLSSGGLGYTDTGDKSVIGGLAREFYHRVWQHYNTTEAWNWQKKEEYGNKGQGTIAMDGENRTMWIFEPHVAEKVFEDLVAEEQIRVDRDEWLDRKNGVQMKDGNIVSITTLSGKKYSGKMFLDTTYEGDLMAAAGVSYHVGREGKEVYGEEWNGVQTGVLHHKHWFASDISPYVVPGDPSSGLLPRVSGEDPGEKYSGDDKIQAYCFRMCMTNHPENRIPFPKPDNYDPLNYELLARVFETGRKDWFEKFDAVPNHKTDTNNHGPLSSDNIGMNYDYPEGSYERRKEIIEEHVNYQKGLLWFVANDPRVPEDIQTEMQKWGLAKDEFTDNGNWPHQIYVREARRMIGEFVMTENELLKRSPTPKPVGMGSYAMDSHNVQRYVKPDGFVQNEGDIGVSTKGPYSISYETLVPKKEECKNLLVPVCLSSSHIAFGSIRMEPVFMILGQSAAAAAVLAIDENAVVQEVDYDKLRGVLLAKGQILEKK, translated from the coding sequence ATGAAGCAAAAAAGAAAGATTATTAATTTAACCCTTGCCCTGTTCATATTTGGAATTATGGGCCTAACTGGATGTAAAGAGTCGGGAGAAGAGACTAAACCAATAGCAACGGCCGATATTATTATCTATGGCGGTACCTCTGCTGCCATTTCCGCAGCGGTAGAAGCAAAGCGCTCCGGAAAATCGGTTATTGTGGTTTCCCCGGATATCCATTTGGGAGGCTTGTCATCAGGTGGCTTGGGCTATACGGATACAGGTGACAAAAGTGTGATAGGGGGTCTGGCCAGGGAATTTTACCACAGGGTCTGGCAACATTACAACACTACTGAAGCATGGAACTGGCAGAAAAAAGAGGAGTACGGGAACAAAGGCCAGGGTACTATTGCCATGGATGGTGAGAACAGGACCATGTGGATTTTTGAGCCCCATGTAGCGGAAAAAGTGTTTGAAGATTTGGTGGCCGAGGAGCAGATCCGCGTAGACCGCGATGAATGGCTGGATAGGAAAAACGGGGTACAGATGAAGGATGGGAATATAGTTTCAATTACCACCTTGTCAGGTAAAAAGTACTCTGGGAAAATGTTCTTGGACACTACTTATGAAGGAGACCTTATGGCCGCGGCAGGCGTAAGTTATCACGTGGGCCGTGAAGGTAAAGAGGTATATGGTGAGGAGTGGAACGGGGTTCAAACCGGGGTCTTGCACCACAAACACTGGTTTGCGTCAGATATATCCCCTTATGTAGTGCCGGGCGACCCAAGCAGCGGCCTCCTTCCTAGGGTTTCGGGAGAGGACCCAGGCGAAAAGTATAGTGGAGACGATAAAATCCAAGCCTATTGTTTCCGTATGTGCATGACCAATCATCCTGAAAATAGGATTCCTTTTCCAAAACCAGACAATTATGATCCCTTGAATTATGAACTCTTGGCCAGGGTCTTCGAAACAGGAAGAAAGGATTGGTTCGAGAAATTTGATGCCGTCCCCAACCATAAAACGGATACCAACAACCACGGACCGCTTAGCAGCGATAATATAGGTATGAACTATGATTACCCAGAGGGAAGTTACGAAAGAAGGAAGGAAATCATAGAGGAGCATGTAAATTACCAAAAAGGCTTGCTTTGGTTTGTGGCCAACGACCCCAGGGTCCCAGAGGACATACAGACCGAGATGCAAAAATGGGGATTGGCAAAGGATGAATTTACTGATAACGGTAACTGGCCACACCAGATCTATGTTAGGGAAGCAAGGCGGATGATAGGGGAGTTCGTTATGACGGAAAATGAACTATTGAAGAGAAGTCCTACCCCAAAACCAGTAGGAATGGGATCTTATGCCATGGATTCCCATAACGTGCAGCGCTATGTGAAACCAGATGGTTTTGTCCAAAACGAAGGGGATATAGGGGTAAGTACCAAAGGGCCTTACTCTATTTCCTATGAGACCTTGGTGCCAAAAAAGGAAGAGTGTAAGAATCTCTTGGTGCCGGTTTGTTTATCTTCCAGTCATATCGCCTTTGGATCTATACGTATGGAGCCAGTGTTCATGATCTTGGGGCAATCGGCTGCCGCGGCAGCAGTGCTGGCTATCGATGAAAATGCCGTGGTACAGGAAGTGGACTATGATAAATTAAGGGGCGTCCTGTTGGCCAAGGGGCAGATTTTGGAAAAAAAATAG
- a CDS encoding metallophosphoesterase family protein: MKRRLFFKNAATASIGLGLTKYSSKDMPVQPFEKGIPFCVTVSENKLQFFSEAIKESIKIVHIADTHLFMDDERGVPYAMYSGRMAKAYNQTKHFKTGEATNPELAFAAALDFAKESKADLITLIGDIFSFPSEAAVEWVLAKLKEVDIPYIYVAGNHDWHYEGMEGTLEDLRDKWIKERLLPLYQGNHPLMAAYDIKGIRFLAIDNSTYQINKEQLDFFKEQVSSEVPLVLLVHIPMYAPGRSISFGCGNPDWGASSDQNFELEGRLKWPEAGHSETTFDFHRAVFSAPNLLGVFAGHIHRFSVESIKGKPQIVTDDNASGGFLDVDFLPLEPKDQSLIF, encoded by the coding sequence ATGAAACGTCGATTATTTTTTAAGAATGCAGCCACAGCATCAATAGGGTTGGGGCTTACCAAGTATTCGTCAAAGGATATGCCTGTGCAGCCCTTCGAAAAAGGTATCCCATTTTGTGTTACTGTTTCGGAAAACAAGCTTCAATTTTTTTCAGAGGCTATCAAGGAATCTATAAAGATTGTTCATATAGCCGACACTCACCTCTTTATGGACGACGAGCGCGGTGTTCCGTACGCCATGTACAGTGGACGTATGGCCAAGGCCTACAATCAGACCAAACATTTTAAAACTGGAGAAGCGACAAACCCGGAACTGGCATTCGCAGCAGCTTTGGATTTCGCTAAAGAATCCAAGGCGGATTTGATCACTTTAATTGGAGATATTTTTAGTTTTCCATCGGAAGCTGCCGTTGAATGGGTGCTGGCCAAATTAAAAGAAGTGGATATCCCCTATATTTATGTCGCTGGCAATCACGATTGGCATTATGAGGGCATGGAGGGAACACTGGAAGATTTGAGGGACAAATGGATCAAGGAAAGATTGCTTCCCTTATATCAAGGCAATCATCCGTTAATGGCGGCATACGATATAAAAGGAATTCGATTCTTGGCGATCGACAATTCCACCTATCAGATAAATAAGGAGCAGTTGGACTTTTTTAAAGAACAGGTTTCAAGCGAGGTACCGCTAGTGCTTTTGGTGCATATACCAATGTACGCCCCAGGGAGATCTATTTCCTTCGGATGCGGCAATCCTGATTGGGGGGCTTCTTCCGATCAGAATTTTGAGTTGGAAGGACGATTAAAATGGCCAGAAGCAGGTCATTCGGAAACTACCTTCGATTTTCATAGGGCAGTCTTTTCCGCTCCAAATCTATTGGGTGTATTTGCAGGTCATATCCATCGTTTTTCAGTGGAATCGATTAAAGGAAAACCGCAAATAGTAACCGATGATAATGCCAGTGGAGGTTTTTTGGATGTCGATTTTTTACCCTTGGAACCCAAGGACCAATCCCTAATTTTTTAG
- a CDS encoding sialidase family protein translates to MIYSNRLKNRCLLILLLIFWVSPLFSQAPKEKQESLEALNFVFEGGNEDYKCFRIPAVVTTNNGTLLAFAEGRKNGCSDTGDIDLVMKRSTDGGKTWGKLEVLWHDEGNTCGNPSPVVDRVTGNIFLLSTWNLGTDHESDIIDQKSGDTRRVFILKSTNDGKSWSKPKEITSDVKLPNWTWYATGPGSGIQILGGKYKGRLVIACDHIEAVTKKYYSHVIFSDDHGSTWELGGISPRDQVNECEVVELSDHSLMLNMRNYDRKMVSRQLAYSNDGGESWKDMHHHEALVEPICQASTLRLDVEEQIYVLFANPADDKKRANMTIRLSKDDGKSWPFAKQIYSGPSAYSDLTAMDGKNIGIFYEGGQESAYEGIIWETLSLTELLEK, encoded by the coding sequence ATGATTTATTCCAACAGATTAAAAAATAGATGTTTATTAATTCTCTTGTTAATATTCTGGGTATCTCCCTTATTTTCCCAGGCTCCAAAAGAAAAACAGGAAAGTTTGGAGGCATTGAATTTTGTTTTTGAAGGAGGTAATGAAGATTATAAATGTTTTCGTATTCCCGCTGTAGTTACAACCAATAATGGCACATTGTTGGCCTTTGCGGAAGGTAGAAAAAATGGTTGTAGTGATACCGGAGATATTGATCTGGTAATGAAACGGTCAACGGATGGTGGAAAAACCTGGGGCAAATTGGAAGTGCTTTGGCACGATGAGGGAAATACCTGTGGAAATCCTTCCCCTGTAGTGGATAGGGTTACAGGGAATATTTTCTTATTGTCTACCTGGAATTTGGGAACGGATCACGAGTCGGATATTATTGACCAAAAGAGTGGGGATACTAGAAGGGTTTTTATTTTGAAATCTACCAATGATGGTAAAAGTTGGAGTAAACCAAAAGAAATTACTTCGGATGTAAAATTGCCCAATTGGACATGGTATGCCACAGGTCCGGGGTCTGGGATCCAAATTCTAGGGGGCAAATACAAGGGTAGGCTGGTGATTGCATGCGATCATATTGAGGCTGTTACCAAGAAATATTACTCCCATGTTATTTTTTCCGATGATCATGGGAGCACATGGGAGTTGGGAGGAATTAGTCCTCGGGATCAGGTTAATGAATGTGAAGTGGTGGAACTTTCAGATCATAGTCTAATGTTGAATATGCGCAATTACGATCGAAAAATGGTTAGTAGGCAATTGGCCTACAGCAATGACGGCGGTGAATCTTGGAAAGACATGCACCATCATGAAGCGCTGGTTGAGCCTATTTGTCAGGCCAGTACCTTGCGTCTGGACGTAGAGGAGCAGATATATGTCCTTTTTGCCAATCCTGCCGATGATAAAAAAAGAGCAAATATGACGATTAGGCTAAGTAAGGACGATGGAAAATCTTGGCCCTTTGCCAAACAAATTTATTCCGGCCCTTCGGCTTATTCCGATTTAACCGCTATGGATGGAAAAAATATTGGTATCTTTTACGAAGGTGGCCAAGAAAGTGCTTATGAAGGCATAATTTGGGAGACATTGAGCCTAACGGAACTTTTGGAAAAGTGA
- a CDS encoding helix-turn-helix transcriptional regulator yields the protein MKKQFLSRQQVAEMLGISLVTLHNHNKKGILKPTHKIGRKPLYLLEDIMEKIQLSNYKTIT from the coding sequence ATGAAAAAACAGTTTTTAAGTCGGCAACAAGTCGCAGAGATGTTAGGCATCTCTTTGGTAACATTACACAACCACAACAAGAAGGGAATTCTAAAACCCACACATAAAATTGGGAGAAAACCGCTATATCTTTTAGAAGACATAATGGAGAAAATTCAATTGTCTAATTATAAAACTATAACCTAG
- a CDS encoding TolC family protein, which translates to MYNYNYATILFVFLSLTNLINAQDILTVEEAVQIALENNYQIKIAANELQIDEVSVSVGNAGMLPQVGLNLIDNNSVQYLSQTRSDGSVVERDNAKNNSLNYGIAMDWTLFDGLRMFADYEQLKETQKLGEAQLKQVILNKVGEVMITYFDLVQQKQQLTALDSTIIISEQRVDLAHNRFTIGKASKLEVLNAQVDLNTDETLMQRQKELYVNTKVQLNEYLARDLKIDFEVVPEIFVDQALQLPELETLVEKENPTLQVEQINKRISELELKQTKALRYPTIFASTGYNFGRTESSLGFTTNSNSRGWNYGFGASLNVFDGFNQNRNEKIAKIQIENSEVAIAQRTQELMSLVNTTYQTYLTNISLIELEGKNEAIAQENMEITVEKYRIGIIPTIEFRTAQLNYINAKVRHSNAKFQAKLSEIILKQLAGNLVL; encoded by the coding sequence ATGTACAACTATAATTACGCTACCATACTATTTGTTTTCCTTAGCTTAACCAACCTCATTAATGCGCAGGATATTCTTACAGTAGAGGAAGCCGTCCAAATTGCCTTGGAGAACAATTATCAGATAAAGATTGCGGCCAATGAACTGCAAATAGATGAGGTTTCGGTAAGTGTGGGAAATGCAGGGATGCTTCCTCAGGTAGGCCTAAATTTAATCGATAATAATAGCGTGCAGTATTTAAGCCAGACCAGATCTGATGGAAGTGTTGTGGAAAGGGACAATGCCAAAAACAATAGTCTCAACTACGGAATTGCCATGGATTGGACCTTGTTTGATGGTTTAAGAATGTTTGCGGATTATGAGCAGCTAAAAGAAACCCAGAAATTGGGAGAGGCCCAATTAAAACAGGTAATCCTTAACAAGGTAGGAGAGGTGATGATTACCTACTTTGACCTTGTACAGCAGAAACAGCAACTTACGGCTTTGGACAGTACCATTATTATTTCTGAACAAAGGGTGGATCTGGCCCATAATCGCTTTACCATTGGGAAAGCCTCAAAATTGGAAGTGCTTAACGCCCAGGTAGATTTAAATACGGATGAAACCTTAATGCAGCGGCAAAAGGAGTTATATGTTAATACCAAGGTTCAATTGAACGAATATCTGGCACGTGATCTAAAGATCGATTTTGAGGTAGTACCCGAAATTTTTGTAGATCAAGCACTGCAATTGCCCGAACTAGAAACCCTAGTGGAGAAAGAAAACCCGACCCTTCAGGTGGAACAGATCAACAAAAGGATAAGTGAACTGGAATTAAAACAAACCAAGGCGTTGCGCTATCCTACCATTTTTGCCAGTACAGGCTATAATTTTGGACGTACCGAATCCAGTTTGGGTTTTACCACCAATTCAAATTCAAGGGGGTGGAACTATGGTTTTGGTGCAAGCCTGAATGTTTTTGATGGTTTTAATCAAAATCGAAATGAGAAAATAGCCAAGATTCAAATTGAAAACTCGGAAGTGGCCATTGCCCAAAGAACACAAGAACTAATGTCCCTGGTGAATACCACTTATCAAACCTACCTGACCAATATTAGCCTCATAGAATTGGAAGGCAAAAATGAGGCCATTGCCCAGGAAAATATGGAGATTACTGTAGAGAAATACAGAATCGGTATCATCCCAACCATCGAATTTAGGACGGCACAATTAAATTATATCAATGCAAAGGTGCGTCATAGCAATGCCAAATTTCAAGCAAAGTTGTCCGAAATTATCTTGAAGCAGCTTGCAGGGAATTTAGTTTTATGA
- a CDS encoding FAD-dependent oxidoreductase, with translation MKLIWCLLLSFVTMVVNGQTKKYDIVIYGGTSAGVSAAIQSSRMGKSVVLIEPTNRIGGLTTGGLGQTDIGNKQAIGGISREFYENIKKYYDDPENWKWEKRSDYKDGGQTRTEEGEATMWTFEPSAALSVYKSMMDKEKIKMVYNERLNRESGVKKVAGKIESITMESGKIFKGKVFLDATYEGDLMASAGVSYAVGRESNEEYGETLNGVQANSINTSLTGLVSRNAFNHNFIPGVDPYVVKGDPISGLLPNVNEKPGLEGEGDKKIQAYCFRMCLTDHPENRIPFQKPANYDEVNYELLFRNYEARKGPIREMYSYGNSLLPWINSSMPNRKTDTNNKFGFSTDYIGRNYDYPEASYAERERIIEDHRNYQMGLMWTLANHPRIPAEVREEASRWGTTKDEFERADGWQQQLYVREARRMVSDYVMTQKNCEALTVAEDAIGLAAYGMDSHNVQRYVDANGYVQNEGNVEAHGFKPYPISYGALVPKKEECQNLIVPVCVSSTHIAFGSIRMEPVFMVLGQSAATAAVLAIDANVSVQEVPYPNLKEQLLKDRQRLK, from the coding sequence ATGAAATTAATTTGGTGTTTGTTATTGAGTTTTGTGACCATGGTAGTTAATGGTCAGACCAAAAAGTATGATATTGTTATATATGGGGGTACTTCTGCCGGGGTATCCGCTGCCATACAAAGTAGTAGAATGGGCAAGTCCGTTGTGCTCATAGAGCCAACCAATCGCATTGGCGGACTTACCACCGGAGGCCTGGGCCAGACCGATATTGGGAACAAACAGGCCATTGGCGGGATTTCCAGAGAGTTCTATGAGAACATAAAAAAATATTACGATGATCCTGAAAATTGGAAATGGGAAAAAAGATCTGATTATAAGGATGGGGGCCAAACCCGTACCGAGGAAGGAGAGGCTACCATGTGGACCTTTGAGCCCTCTGCTGCCCTTTCCGTCTATAAGTCCATGATGGACAAGGAGAAAATTAAGATGGTCTACAACGAAAGGCTCAACAGGGAATCCGGGGTCAAAAAAGTAGCTGGTAAGATAGAGTCGATCACCATGGAAAGTGGTAAGATTTTTAAAGGCAAGGTATTTCTGGATGCCACCTATGAAGGGGATCTGATGGCCTCGGCCGGGGTTTCCTATGCCGTGGGCAGGGAAAGCAACGAAGAGTATGGGGAAACCTTGAACGGGGTACAGGCCAATAGCATAAATACCTCCTTGACTGGCCTTGTTTCCAGAAATGCGTTCAACCACAACTTTATCCCAGGGGTAGATCCATACGTTGTAAAAGGGGACCCCATATCCGGACTCCTGCCAAATGTTAACGAAAAGCCGGGCCTGGAGGGGGAAGGCGATAAGAAAATACAGGCCTACTGTTTTAGGATGTGTCTTACGGATCACCCTGAAAACCGTATACCTTTCCAGAAACCGGCAAATTATGACGAGGTAAATTATGAACTTCTTTTCCGTAATTACGAAGCCAGAAAGGGGCCCATAAGGGAGATGTACAGCTATGGCAATTCATTATTGCCCTGGATCAATTCCAGTATGCCCAATAGAAAAACGGATACGAACAACAAGTTCGGCTTTTCTACCGACTATATTGGCAGGAACTATGATTATCCTGAGGCCAGCTATGCGGAAAGAGAAAGGATCATCGAGGACCATAGGAACTACCAGATGGGACTTATGTGGACCCTGGCCAATCATCCAAGGATACCTGCCGAGGTCAGGGAGGAGGCATCCAGATGGGGTACTACCAAGGACGAATTTGAAAGGGCCGATGGTTGGCAACAACAGCTTTATGTGCGTGAGGCAAGGAGGATGGTCAGTGATTATGTTATGACCCAGAAAAACTGCGAGGCATTAACAGTGGCAGAGGATGCCATTGGGTTGGCCGCCTACGGTATGGATTCGCACAACGTACAACGATATGTGGATGCCAATGGATATGTGCAGAATGAGGGCAATGTGGAGGCACATGGTTTTAAGCCCTATCCCATTAGCTATGGAGCATTGGTACCCAAAAAGGAGGAATGCCAAAATCTTATCGTCCCTGTCTGTGTAAGTTCCACGCACATTGCCTTTGGATCCATCCGTATGGAGCCTGTATTTATGGTCCTGGGGCAATCAGCGGCCACGGCGGCAGTACTTGCCATAGATGCCAATGTTAGTGTTCAGGAAGTGCCTTACCCTAATTTAAAGGAGCAACTTCTAAAAGATCGTCAAAGGCTAAAATAA
- a CDS encoding tyrosine-type recombinase/integrase, with protein sequence MAIVERSKGRIRFAFKDALKELVKNPKKESLLMLHFSYGKLRFKYSTGYSSCYNDWDYQKQRVRNKAHLINSGYVNDLLNTLETELYKTVSAIESRQGIINKEVLRRKLDEITNKTQEEEIRELSFYEYIDKFLDRKEGKIAKVTLRSYKQTNRLLKEYNNALRFEDIDIDFYYGFLEFLENDDKSLNTIGKHIKNLKSFLNSATQDGLNKNLFYTNSAFKAPKEQTTAIYLDELELKKMADYDFSGYRNWGHARDIFLIGCYTGQRVSDYNGLTKANYLIKDGVRFFKIKQKKTGREVFCPITHETQAILSKYDNNPPPKMNEQDINEFIKEVGRKVGLNDMVSNSYTKGGVEHVDEVMKYKLIGTHTARRSFCTNMYKKGMSIYDIMHFSGHSTEREFYKYIRIEKEQRAIKIAQSGYFNLA encoded by the coding sequence ATGGCAATTGTAGAAAGGTCAAAGGGGCGGATACGATTTGCATTCAAGGATGCACTGAAAGAATTGGTTAAGAATCCTAAAAAGGAATCCTTGTTGATGTTACATTTTAGCTATGGAAAACTGAGATTTAAATACTCGACAGGGTATTCTTCATGCTATAATGACTGGGATTATCAAAAACAGCGAGTAAGGAATAAGGCGCATCTCATAAATAGTGGTTATGTAAATGATTTATTGAACACCCTTGAAACCGAATTATATAAGACGGTAAGTGCTATAGAATCAAGGCAGGGTATTATCAATAAAGAAGTATTACGACGGAAGTTGGATGAAATAACCAATAAAACACAAGAAGAAGAAATTAGAGAATTATCCTTTTATGAGTATATAGATAAGTTTTTAGACAGAAAGGAAGGAAAGATTGCAAAGGTCACACTTCGTTCCTATAAACAGACTAACAGGCTATTAAAAGAATATAATAATGCTTTGCGATTCGAGGATATTGATATTGATTTTTACTATGGTTTTTTGGAGTTTTTAGAAAATGATGATAAGTCTTTAAATACAATTGGTAAACATATTAAGAATTTAAAGTCATTTTTAAATAGTGCTACCCAAGATGGGTTAAATAAAAACTTATTTTATACCAATAGTGCTTTTAAAGCCCCCAAAGAACAGACAACAGCAATATATTTAGATGAACTGGAGTTGAAAAAAATGGCTGATTATGATTTTTCGGGTTATCGCAATTGGGGTCATGCCAGAGATATATTTCTTATAGGGTGTTATACAGGTCAAAGGGTGAGTGATTACAATGGGTTGACCAAAGCCAACTATCTTATAAAAGATGGTGTACGATTCTTTAAAATAAAGCAGAAAAAGACAGGAAGGGAAGTTTTTTGCCCTATAACACATGAAACACAGGCGATTCTATCAAAATATGATAATAACCCACCTCCTAAAATGAACGAACAGGATATCAATGAGTTTATTAAAGAAGTTGGTCGTAAAGTTGGTCTAAATGATATGGTTAGCAATTCATATACAAAAGGGGGTGTAGAGCATGTTGATGAAGTCATGAAATACAAACTAATCGGTACGCACACCGCTAGACGTTCTTTTTGCACTAATATGTATAAAAAAGGAATGTCCATTTATGATATTATGCACTTTAGTGGTCATTCTACAGAAAGGGAGTTCTACAAATATATCAGAATTGAAAAGGAGCAAAGAGCAATAAAAATTGCTCAAAGTGGTTATTTTAATCTGGCTTAA